Proteins encoded by one window of Sulfurospirillum barnesii SES-3:
- a CDS encoding anaerobic C4-dicarboxylate transporter — protein sequence MLWLEIIVVLAAIFFGARLGSIAIGYAGGLGVLVLTLGMGLKLGSIPIDVILIIMSVIAAIAAMQVAGGLDYMVSIAEKILRKNPKQITFLAPVVTYIMTFFAGTGHTAFSTLPVIAEVAKEQGIRPSRPLSIAVVASQIAITASPISAAVVFLSGALEKHGVGYLELLAVCIPSSFLACMCAAFVANFLGKELKDDEVYQERLAKGLVKTRGATQLEIKPGAKLSVVIFLVTILAVVAYATMISGKVGLIKNPVVGRDAAIMLFMLTGATFITFLTKIDSAQILNSGTFKSGMSACICVLGVAWLGDTFVANHITEIKAFAGDLLNIYPWMLAVVLFFASMLLYSQAATAKALMPSALLLGVSPLTIVASFAAVSALFVLPTYPTLIAAVEMDDTGSTRIGKYVFNHPFLIPGVVAISLSVAFAFVIGGMIL from the coding sequence ATGTTATGGTTAGAAATCATTGTTGTTCTTGCTGCCATCTTTTTTGGTGCAAGACTCGGTAGCATTGCTATCGGTTATGCTGGAGGGTTGGGCGTTCTTGTCTTAACGCTTGGTATGGGTTTAAAATTAGGATCAATTCCTATTGATGTTATCTTAATCATTATGTCTGTTATTGCAGCCATTGCTGCTATGCAAGTAGCAGGTGGGCTTGATTATATGGTGAGTATCGCGGAAAAAATTCTTCGCAAAAATCCTAAACAAATTACGTTTTTAGCCCCTGTGGTTACGTACATTATGACATTTTTTGCAGGTACGGGTCATACCGCATTCTCTACACTTCCTGTTATTGCAGAAGTGGCAAAAGAACAAGGCATTCGTCCATCACGTCCTTTAAGTATTGCCGTTGTTGCCTCTCAAATCGCCATTACCGCATCTCCCATTTCAGCAGCAGTTGTCTTTTTAAGTGGTGCATTAGAGAAACACGGTGTAGGCTATTTGGAACTTTTAGCGGTTTGTATTCCTTCCTCTTTTCTTGCATGTATGTGTGCAGCGTTTGTTGCTAACTTTTTAGGTAAAGAGCTTAAAGACGATGAAGTCTATCAAGAGCGATTAGCAAAAGGTTTGGTAAAAACAAGAGGTGCTACACAACTTGAAATTAAACCAGGTGCAAAACTCTCTGTGGTTATTTTCCTTGTGACTATTTTAGCCGTTGTCGCATATGCAACGATGATTAGTGGAAAAGTAGGTCTGATTAAAAATCCTGTGGTTGGACGTGATGCAGCGATTATGCTTTTCATGCTAACAGGTGCAACATTTATCACCTTCTTGACAAAAATTGATTCTGCACAAATTCTTAACTCTGGTACCTTTAAATCAGGTATGAGTGCATGTATCTGTGTACTAGGTGTTGCGTGGTTAGGTGATACGTTTGTAGCAAACCACATCACTGAAATTAAAGCGTTTGCGGGTGATTTGCTTAACATTTATCCATGGATGTTAGCTGTCGTTCTTTTCTTTGCTAGTATGCTTCTTTACTCTCAAGCAGCAACCGCTAAAGCGTTGATGCCAAGTGCATTGTTGCTTGGTGTTTCACCTTTAACCATCGTTGCTTCGTTTGCAGCGGTCAGTGCGCTGTTTGTTCTTCCAACCTACCCAACACTCATTGCAGCGGTGGAAATGGACGATACAGGATCAACACGCATTGGTAAATATGTATTTAATCACCCATTTTTAATTCCTGGTGTGGTTGCTATTTCTCTTTCTGTTGCCTTTGCCTTTGTTATTGGTGGAATGATTTTATAA
- a CDS encoding type II asparaginase, with protein sequence MVALIGASSLMAKPTIAILATGGTIAGAGTSELKSSYSAGAVTVDKLIAAVPAISDMATIKGEQISSIGSQEMTNQVWLKLSKRVNELLANPEIDGVVITHGTDTVEETSYFLDLTVKSKKPVVFVAAMRSSTSMSADGPMNLYNAMHVVTNKETAGKGVVVVMNDEIHSAREVTKVNTSSVNAFASPNSGKIGTVYYGNVEYYMQPTRKHTVNSEFDVAKLEDLPRVDIVYGHPNDTDVMVKAAVNAGAKAIVHAGMGNGNPFPLTQDALADAVKKGVVVARSSRVGSGSTTLEGEVDDAKYGFIATTTLNPQKARVLLMLGLTKTNDKKALQKMFLEY encoded by the coding sequence ATGGTAGCGCTTATTGGCGCTTCTTCGTTGATGGCAAAACCAACCATTGCCATTCTTGCCACAGGTGGCACCATCGCAGGTGCTGGAACATCAGAGCTTAAAAGTTCTTACTCAGCAGGTGCTGTAACCGTAGACAAACTCATTGCTGCTGTTCCAGCGATCAGTGACATGGCAACGATTAAAGGGGAGCAAATCTCTAGCATTGGTTCTCAAGAGATGACCAATCAAGTTTGGCTTAAACTCTCAAAACGTGTTAATGAATTGCTTGCTAACCCAGAGATTGATGGTGTGGTCATTACTCACGGAACCGATACTGTAGAAGAGACTTCGTATTTTCTTGATTTAACCGTAAAAAGTAAAAAACCTGTCGTTTTTGTTGCCGCAATGCGCTCAAGCACTTCTATGAGTGCGGATGGTCCAATGAACCTTTACAATGCAATGCATGTTGTCACAAATAAAGAAACAGCGGGTAAAGGCGTTGTGGTTGTCATGAACGATGAAATTCACAGTGCACGAGAAGTCACTAAAGTGAACACAAGCTCAGTCAATGCATTTGCTTCACCAAACAGTGGTAAAATTGGTACCGTATATTATGGTAATGTTGAATACTACATGCAACCTACTCGTAAACATACGGTAAACTCTGAATTTGATGTTGCTAAACTTGAAGATTTACCACGTGTTGACATTGTCTATGGACACCCAAATGACACGGATGTTATGGTAAAAGCTGCGGTTAACGCAGGTGCTAAAGCGATTGTTCATGCCGGTATGGGCAATGGAAATCCTTTCCCACTCACACAAGATGCTTTGGCTGACGCCGTTAAAAAAGGTGTTGTTGTCGCACGTAGTAGCCGTGTAGGCAGTGGTAGTACAACCCTAGAGGGCGAAGTGGATGATGCAAAATATGGCTTCATCGCAACCACTACCCTTAACCCACAAAAAGCACGTGTTCTTTTAATGTTAGGTTTAACGAAAACCAACGATAAAAAAGCGCTTCAAAAAATGTTCTTAGAGTACTAA
- a CDS encoding sensor histidine kinase, which translates to MKKILLFLILFVLMGTTHAWAHDKKILIINSYHKGFQWSDDVLHGMEEVFYKHPEITMNILYMDSKRINSKEYYEKLRELYKLQLKNQKHDLIVAVDKFAYDFLIEYYHELFTDEPILFTGLEQFDLKEIHEKGLEDRIYGVMERRAIGETIPLMAKMMPKLKKITIINDASANGDDSEPFIREAMEEYKESLEIEYIRQSTLEELEKRFSTPNKEEAIFYIRFYNDRYGNLYKNNQIAAMIQKSALPVFITDTLFIGKGAFGGKLVPVQKLGMATGEMVLDALDKKIHPLHVETFEEYWYQFDVQKIKQFEIYPNPVIPEFELVNEPETFFDRHRKLIDAVFLISPFLIFLILGLFHNIYMRIRSEKELRAVEVQKNKHQQFIIQQSKLAEIGEVFSSIAHQWKNPLVEIATIAQDHFYSTTEQTEEQNNQFVHDIMVQVHYMTDTINSFQAFIMPSTTKTVFDVNEAIETMLKIINHTIKYNYIDVSVDISNATNLMVKGYKNEFMQTLLNIVNNAKDQIIQQREEKKIKRGTISIMVYNHAQKVIIEICDNAGGIQNEKLSHLFDAYFTTKKQGHGIGLYMSKLIIEDKMGGKITASNKNDGACFTITLGNVT; encoded by the coding sequence ATGAAAAAAATACTTCTCTTTCTAATCCTTTTTGTTCTTATGGGCACCACCCACGCATGGGCACACGATAAAAAAATTCTCATCATTAATTCCTATCACAAAGGCTTTCAGTGGAGCGATGATGTTTTACATGGTATGGAAGAGGTCTTTTACAAACATCCTGAAATCACCATGAACATTTTATACATGGACTCTAAACGCATTAATTCCAAAGAGTACTATGAAAAATTGCGTGAGCTTTATAAACTTCAACTCAAAAATCAAAAACATGACCTTATTGTTGCTGTGGATAAATTTGCCTATGATTTTTTAATTGAGTATTACCATGAGCTCTTTACCGATGAGCCCATTTTATTTACAGGCTTAGAGCAGTTTGACCTGAAAGAAATTCACGAAAAAGGTTTAGAAGACCGAATTTATGGAGTTATGGAAAGACGTGCGATTGGTGAGACTATCCCTTTGATGGCAAAAATGATGCCTAAGCTTAAAAAAATCACCATCATTAACGATGCCAGCGCTAATGGAGACGATAGTGAACCTTTTATTCGAGAAGCCATGGAAGAGTACAAAGAGAGCCTTGAAATCGAATACATTCGCCAATCCACCCTTGAAGAGCTTGAAAAACGCTTCTCCACCCCCAATAAAGAAGAAGCCATTTTTTACATTCGCTTTTACAATGACCGCTATGGTAACTTGTATAAAAACAACCAAATCGCTGCCATGATTCAAAAAAGTGCCCTACCCGTTTTTATTACCGATACCCTCTTTATTGGCAAAGGAGCCTTTGGTGGAAAGCTTGTTCCTGTTCAAAAATTAGGTATGGCAACAGGGGAGATGGTGCTAGATGCCTTGGATAAAAAAATTCATCCTTTACATGTAGAAACATTTGAGGAGTATTGGTACCAATTTGATGTGCAAAAAATTAAACAATTTGAAATTTATCCCAATCCTGTCATCCCAGAATTTGAGCTTGTCAATGAACCTGAGACCTTTTTTGATCGTCATAGAAAGCTCATTGATGCTGTGTTTCTCATTTCGCCTTTTCTTATTTTTCTTATTTTAGGACTCTTTCATAACATTTATATGCGCATTCGTTCTGAAAAAGAGCTACGTGCGGTTGAAGTGCAAAAAAACAAACACCAACAATTTATCATTCAACAATCCAAACTCGCCGAGATTGGGGAAGTATTCTCTTCTATAGCCCATCAATGGAAAAATCCTTTGGTGGAGATTGCAACCATTGCACAAGACCATTTTTACAGCACAACGGAGCAAACAGAAGAACAGAACAACCAATTTGTCCATGATATTATGGTGCAAGTCCACTATATGACAGACACCATTAACAGTTTTCAAGCCTTTATTATGCCCTCAACCACCAAAACGGTTTTTGATGTGAATGAAGCCATTGAGACCATGCTCAAAATTATCAATCATACAATTAAGTATAATTACATTGATGTTAGCGTTGATATAAGCAATGCCACTAACCTGATGGTAAAAGGCTATAAAAACGAATTTATGCAAACGCTTCTTAATATTGTTAACAATGCCAAAGACCAGATTATTCAACAAAGAGAAGAGAAAAAAATAAAACGGGGCACAATTTCTATTATGGTCTACAATCACGCACAAAAAGTCATTATAGAAATCTGTGATAACGCAGGAGGTATCCAAAACGAAAAGTTATCCCATCTTTTTGATGCCTATTTTACAACCAAAAAACAAGGGCATGGGATTGGGCTGTATATGAGTAAACTGATTATTGAAGATAAAATGGGCGGAAAAATTACCGCTTCTAATAAAAATGATGGTGCTTGTTTTACCATCACACTAGGAAATGTAACATGA
- a CDS encoding response regulator transcription factor: MKILVLEDNDRLAKVIKSVLDKEGYSVDLFFDGEKALDALNCGYHCFILDINVPSLDGLSILETIRLYHKEIPVIIMSSNHDLEKIQTSYEIGCDDYLKKPFFIYELVQKVKKLCHKPSQVITLWTGYTYDYVNHRLFSPENEEIKLAKKECMFLDLFIKDRHRVITFSELEEYVWEGEETSVLNMRALIKRLRKKLPEGAIEMIKEVGYRLGEL, from the coding sequence ATGAAAATTTTAGTACTTGAAGATAATGACCGTTTAGCAAAAGTGATTAAGAGTGTTTTAGATAAAGAAGGATACAGTGTTGATCTCTTTTTTGATGGTGAAAAAGCCCTCGATGCGCTGAATTGTGGTTACCACTGTTTTATTTTAGATATTAATGTTCCCTCCCTTGATGGACTCTCCATTTTAGAAACCATACGACTTTATCATAAAGAGATTCCTGTTATTATTATGAGTTCTAATCACGATTTAGAGAAAATTCAAACTTCCTATGAAATAGGTTGTGATGACTACCTTAAAAAGCCTTTTTTTATCTACGAACTTGTGCAAAAAGTAAAAAAACTCTGCCACAAACCTTCACAAGTGATTACCCTTTGGACAGGGTATACCTATGATTATGTAAATCATCGCCTCTTTTCACCTGAGAATGAAGAGATAAAACTCGCTAAAAAAGAGTGTATGTTTTTAGATCTTTTTATCAAAGACAGACACCGTGTCATTACCTTTAGCGAACTTGAAGAGTATGTCTGGGAGGGCGAGGAGACCAGTGTGCTCAATATGCGAGCTCTGATTAAGCGTTTACGTAAAAAACTTCCTGAGGGCGCTATTGAGATGATTAAAGAGGTAGGGTATCGCTTGGGTGAGCTATGA
- a CDS encoding lytic transglycosylase domain-containing protein, producing the protein MVLRLFLLLCLPFLMWAAPKQSGENIWVKVGQIYGIEPSLLYSIAKVESDLDRYVVAFSADKMTPKQATELQTFLKQKGIESKQHTKVIAIKSKNKYEASHVVHFLYTRNYPRFDMGIMQINSIHKPMLDRANISFYDLFDPKINIQVGAYILATCFAKHKNNKDAINAYNGKINDNPYSAKVFKEFRKLYSSYQKDSTKLYYKDPS; encoded by the coding sequence ATGGTGTTACGTCTGTTTTTACTGCTGTGTTTGCCTTTTTTAATGTGGGCAGCACCGAAGCAATCTGGGGAAAATATTTGGGTTAAGGTAGGGCAAATTTACGGTATTGAGCCGAGCCTTTTGTACTCTATTGCAAAAGTTGAGAGCGATTTGGACCGTTATGTGGTTGCCTTTAGTGCGGATAAAATGACCCCTAAACAAGCAACAGAACTTCAAACTTTTTTAAAACAAAAAGGGATTGAGAGTAAGCAACACACCAAAGTGATTGCCATTAAGAGCAAAAATAAGTACGAAGCCAGTCATGTGGTGCATTTTCTCTACACCCGTAATTATCCCCGTTTTGATATGGGCATCATGCAAATTAACTCTATTCATAAACCCATGCTTGATAGGGCAAATATCTCTTTTTATGACCTGTTCGACCCAAAAATCAATATTCAAGTGGGGGCATATATTTTAGCGACCTGTTTTGCCAAACATAAAAATAACAAAGATGCCATTAACGCCTATAATGGCAAGATTAATGACAATCCGTATTCTGCTAAAGTGTTTAAAGAGTTTAGAAAGCTTTACAGCTCCTATCAAAAAGATAGCACAAAACTCTATTACAAAGACCCCTCATAG
- a CDS encoding universal stress protein, producing the protein MQNFTLLVAIDFSEGTKTLLKKAHHFAEKFEATLHVVHVIENELFQKNKSHEEIAEHCWEIIHASSSLVEKKHFYCLDGAVDKTIQIVAKTIGAHMVMIGDNKEKHPLEAIFIGSDTKAIIKKSSIPVFVTKNHTLHNYTTILIPTDLSKDSALMVQHIEHLFPNALLLLLHLYSVPFEFRLGMYGFNEHEIMNFHEESRQAAETQLNLFIKSLEIPLKRVVPIVRKELLSSERFEENHKDLKADLVAIHTTGNISFFAFDLLEKSKNDVLIYKVHHTHKAHHGH; encoded by the coding sequence ATGCAAAATTTCACACTATTGGTCGCAATTGATTTTTCAGAGGGTACAAAGACGCTTCTAAAAAAAGCACACCATTTTGCAGAGAAATTTGAAGCAACACTCCATGTCGTTCATGTCATCGAAAATGAGCTTTTTCAAAAAAACAAATCCCATGAAGAGATTGCAGAGCATTGCTGGGAAATTATACATGCTTCTTCTTCTCTGGTTGAGAAAAAACATTTTTACTGCCTTGATGGAGCGGTTGATAAGACCATTCAAATTGTTGCCAAGACGATTGGTGCACATATGGTGATGATAGGCGACAATAAAGAGAAGCATCCACTTGAAGCTATTTTTATTGGCTCTGATACCAAAGCCATTATTAAAAAATCTTCCATACCCGTTTTTGTAACCAAAAACCATACCCTTCACAACTATACCACAATTCTCATTCCTACGGATTTGTCGAAAGATTCCGCCCTTATGGTTCAGCATATTGAACATCTTTTCCCCAATGCGCTCTTGCTTTTATTGCATCTTTATAGTGTTCCTTTTGAGTTTAGACTGGGAATGTATGGCTTTAATGAACATGAAATTATGAATTTTCATGAAGAGAGCAGGCAAGCCGCAGAGACACAACTCAATCTTTTTATTAAATCGCTTGAAATTCCTTTGAAAAGAGTTGTGCCTATTGTACGAAAAGAGCTTTTAAGTTCAGAGCGCTTTGAAGAGAATCATAAAGATTTAAAAGCAGACCTCGTTGCCATTCACACCACGGGAAACATTAGCTTTTTTGCGTTTGACCTATTGGAAAAATCAAAAAATGACGTTTTAATTTACAAAGTTCACCACACGCATAAGGCACATCATGGTCATTGA
- a CDS encoding potassium/proton antiporter — protein sequence MVIENLEWYIVIIAFLMLVSVISSKISDKFGVPTLFIFLGLGMLAGSDGILGIHFDNPNLAQSIGTIALIFILFGGGIDTSWKVIRPVIKEGLLLSTLGVLLTALLTALCVHYLFHFNTLESLLVGAIVSSTDAAAVFAILRAKGIALKRPLAPLLELESGSNDPMAIFLTLSVLQLIAIPHELSFSELIFSFFLQFLIGGLLGYLFGFLLPLMLNRLHLGYYGLYPVFSIAWVLLLFGGTVMLGGNGFLAVYIAGIAANAKEFTHKKNLVGFHDGLAWIMQIWVFLTLGLLVFPSELPNIAWQSILIALWLAFIARPVGVFLTLLGSFLTVKEKLFISWVGLRGAVPIVLATYPFLQNLEHASMIFNTVFLVVLISLLMQGMSLPWMARLLGVEEPQEKSALTNNVAASPLFYHAMRQLYVEENAEVIGKSLAELDLPSEFLIVLIKRQGKSLKPTGSTLFHANDLLLVYCDPKELYETISKRFSA from the coding sequence ATGGTCATTGAAAATTTGGAGTGGTACATTGTTATCATTGCATTTTTGATGCTTGTAAGCGTGATCTCAAGTAAAATTTCCGATAAGTTTGGGGTTCCCACACTTTTTATTTTTTTGGGGCTTGGCATGCTTGCTGGCTCAGATGGTATTTTGGGTATTCATTTTGATAATCCCAATTTAGCACAAAGCATTGGCACCATTGCGCTTATTTTTATTCTTTTTGGTGGGGGAATTGACACCTCATGGAAAGTCATCAGACCTGTTATTAAAGAAGGTTTATTGCTCTCCACGTTGGGTGTGCTTTTAACGGCTCTGCTCACGGCATTATGTGTGCATTATCTTTTTCATTTTAACACATTAGAGTCGCTACTGGTTGGTGCGATTGTATCATCGACCGATGCGGCGGCAGTCTTTGCTATTTTGCGAGCCAAAGGGATTGCACTGAAGCGTCCTTTGGCTCCTTTGTTAGAGCTTGAATCAGGAAGCAATGACCCCATGGCAATTTTTTTAACCCTGAGCGTGCTTCAACTCATTGCCATACCACATGAACTCTCCTTTTCTGAACTTATCTTCTCATTTTTTCTTCAATTTCTCATTGGAGGGCTTTTAGGCTACCTCTTTGGTTTTTTATTGCCTTTGATGCTCAACCGACTCCATTTAGGTTACTATGGGCTCTATCCCGTCTTTAGCATTGCATGGGTTTTGCTCCTTTTTGGTGGAACGGTTATGCTAGGAGGCAATGGCTTTTTAGCAGTCTATATTGCAGGCATTGCTGCCAACGCCAAAGAGTTTACCCACAAAAAAAATCTGGTGGGCTTTCACGATGGTTTGGCGTGGATTATGCAAATTTGGGTTTTTCTCACACTGGGTCTTCTTGTTTTTCCCTCCGAACTTCCCAACATTGCATGGCAGAGCATTCTCATTGCGCTATGGCTTGCCTTTATTGCACGTCCTGTTGGTGTTTTTCTAACCCTTTTAGGCTCTTTTTTAACTGTTAAAGAGAAACTCTTTATCTCATGGGTAGGACTAAGAGGTGCCGTACCCATTGTTTTAGCCACCTACCCTTTTTTACAAAATCTTGAACACGCCTCTATGATTTTTAACACCGTTTTTTTGGTCGTACTGATTTCACTCTTGATGCAAGGCATGTCACTGCCGTGGATGGCACGTTTGTTAGGCGTTGAAGAGCCTCAAGAAAAGAGCGCATTGACAAACAATGTTGCGGCATCACCTCTTTTTTACCACGCTATGCGACAACTCTATGTGGAAGAAAACGCTGAAGTCATTGGAAAATCCTTGGCAGAACTTGACTTACCCTCAGAATTTTTAATTGTCTTAATAAAAAGGCAAGGCAAAAGTCTGAAACCCACAGGCTCAACCCTCTTTCATGCCAATGACCTTTTACTGGTCTATTGTGACCCAAAAGAGTTATATGAGACCATTTCAAAACGTTTTAGCGCCTAA
- a CDS encoding DNA polymerase Y family protein encodes MIIHMDLDCFFVSAERTRSPFLKGKPVVVCKSGDTKIFSTHDMPSMLTEGVGGFNGMLHHQKTFQCFHKEAWREEFIDEKGQIHGIVIAKSYEAKRYGIQTGMRLQEALLRAPSLLIVPSDHLFYQQLSLALKAFLQSKIPLLEQYSIDEFWGDLKGWVRDEETYAFMAHVQKEVLERFDLPLSIGASRSKWIAKLATDFNKPYGLTLVPQEKIAAFVAPMKIASFPGIGKVLQKKFASYAIETLGEVLEHEKLVMGFGKIGRDLIARLRGEDNEPVIANRNRHSVGISRNFAAIHAREEVLRRAIILSRHLSYTIEKLALRPTTYAFSLRYETGVRVHTSQTIERVFSETLYRQWVVKTLLSLDAHTHYGITHISLSLSNFISPSHTKTFSLLHVNTDEKAKRLSEKLTHLRDMYGIDIVRSGAEKRHH; translated from the coding sequence GTGATTATTCACATGGATTTGGACTGTTTTTTTGTCTCAGCGGAGCGTACCAGAAGCCCTTTTCTAAAAGGCAAACCTGTGGTGGTGTGCAAAAGTGGTGATACTAAAATTTTTAGCACACACGATATGCCCAGTATGCTCACCGAGGGGGTTGGTGGGTTTAATGGCATGCTTCACCATCAAAAAACATTCCAATGTTTTCATAAAGAGGCGTGGAGAGAAGAGTTTATAGACGAAAAAGGGCAGATTCATGGCATTGTGATTGCAAAAAGCTATGAAGCAAAACGGTATGGTATTCAAACTGGTATGCGTTTACAAGAGGCGCTTTTAAGAGCTCCTTCACTTCTAATTGTACCTAGTGACCATCTTTTTTACCAGCAACTCTCCCTTGCACTGAAGGCTTTTTTACAGAGTAAAATTCCCCTTTTGGAGCAGTATAGCATTGATGAGTTTTGGGGCGATTTGAAAGGTTGGGTGCGTGATGAAGAGACCTATGCTTTTATGGCACACGTGCAAAAAGAGGTCTTAGAGCGTTTTGATTTGCCCCTTTCTATTGGGGCATCCCGTTCAAAGTGGATTGCAAAGCTTGCAACGGATTTTAATAAACCATACGGGCTTACCCTTGTACCTCAAGAAAAAATTGCTGCATTTGTTGCTCCCATGAAGATTGCTTCGTTTCCTGGCATTGGCAAGGTGTTGCAAAAAAAGTTTGCTTCGTATGCCATTGAAACCCTAGGGGAAGTCTTAGAGCATGAAAAATTGGTGATGGGTTTTGGAAAAATAGGAAGAGATTTAATAGCACGATTACGAGGCGAAGATAACGAGCCCGTCATTGCCAACCGTAACCGTCATTCCGTTGGAATTTCTCGAAATTTCGCGGCAATACATGCGCGTGAAGAGGTCTTAAGACGTGCTATTATTCTTTCCCGTCATCTCTCTTATACGATTGAAAAACTAGCCCTCAGACCCACAACGTACGCTTTTTCCCTACGCTATGAGACGGGAGTTCGGGTGCATACCTCTCAAACAATTGAGAGGGTTTTTAGCGAAACACTCTATCGTCAATGGGTTGTAAAAACGCTTTTAAGCCTTGATGCCCATACGCATTATGGTATTACGCACATCAGCTTAAGCCTCAGTAACTTCATCTCGCCTTCGCACACCAAAACCTTTTCGCTTTTACATGTAAACACCGATGAAAAAGCCAAACGCCTTAGCGAAAAACTCACGCATCTGCGTGATATGTATGGCATTGATATTGTAAGGAGTGGAGCAGAAAAACGCCATCATTAG
- a CDS encoding SLC13 family permease, whose translation MEHVEKPAVKLIAIALLLGGVGYALALLGFKPLHATMIGVLVFLVTLWTNEGLPVGVVSLLPIILFPALGLLETGATTTNYSNPIIYLFLGGFLLAIATEKTGLHKVIAKKILTVFPTTPRGVIFSLAITSGLLSSILSNTTTALLLIPIATFLSSHKILQVRFILAIAYGASIGGIITPVGTPPNMLLLGFMENHGMEMIPFVKWMMLVTPVAFVMVIFASFFLSYGLHNVGHIQEIEEEHKITHAQKRLLWMLISLIVLLFVNSPIKPYYDGLGLDERIILLSYGLIMFLPKIGVLKWEDSKKIPFDIMFLFGAGFAIAAAFSKTGLAGEIANKLMLVADFSPWLILLIVAALVTFTTEITSNTALISIMLPIIFSLSQAVGADTQLLMMAATICASYAFMLPIATPPNAIAMSTGMVSVAFMAKIGFVLNVVGILLIVFAAEFYWKFFL comes from the coding sequence ATGGAACATGTAGAAAAGCCTGCGGTCAAACTCATCGCTATTGCCTTGTTGCTTGGTGGCGTGGGTTACGCTTTGGCACTCTTAGGATTTAAACCGCTTCATGCCACGATGATTGGTGTGCTTGTCTTTTTAGTCACACTTTGGACCAATGAGGGTCTACCTGTGGGCGTTGTTTCCCTCTTACCTATCATTCTTTTCCCCGCTTTGGGACTACTGGAAACGGGGGCTACCACCACGAACTACTCAAACCCCATTATTTACCTCTTTTTAGGAGGATTTTTACTGGCGATTGCCACGGAAAAAACGGGGCTTCACAAGGTTATTGCTAAAAAGATTTTAACCGTATTTCCTACCACACCACGAGGCGTTATCTTCTCTTTAGCCATCACCTCAGGACTTTTAAGCTCCATTTTATCGAACACCACCACCGCATTATTGCTGATTCCTATTGCGACGTTTTTGAGTTCGCATAAGATTTTGCAGGTGCGTTTTATTTTGGCCATCGCCTATGGTGCGAGCATTGGTGGTATTATTACCCCTGTGGGAACACCGCCTAATATGCTTCTTTTAGGCTTTATGGAAAATCATGGTATGGAGATGATTCCTTTTGTAAAATGGATGATGCTGGTCACGCCTGTTGCCTTTGTCATGGTCATTTTTGCTTCCTTTTTTCTCTCCTATGGCTTACACAATGTGGGGCATATTCAAGAAATCGAAGAAGAGCATAAAATCACACATGCGCAAAAACGTCTTTTATGGATGCTGATCTCTTTAATTGTCCTTTTGTTTGTCAACTCTCCGATTAAACCCTATTATGATGGGTTGGGACTGGATGAGCGCATTATTTTACTCAGCTACGGTTTGATTATGTTTTTGCCAAAAATTGGCGTACTCAAATGGGAAGACAGCAAAAAAATACCCTTTGATATTATGTTTCTCTTTGGTGCGGGGTTTGCCATTGCTGCAGCATTTTCTAAAACAGGATTAGCAGGAGAGATTGCGAATAAATTGATGCTCGTTGCTGATTTTTCACCGTGGCTCATTTTACTCATTGTTGCAGCTTTAGTTACTTTTACCACAGAAATTACAAGCAACACTGCACTGATCTCCATTATGCTTCCCATCATCTTCTCACTCTCTCAAGCCGTGGGGGCTGATACACAACTGCTTATGATGGCAGCCACCATTTGTGCGAGTTACGCCTTTATGCTTCCTATCGCCACCCCACCCAATGCCATTGCGATGAGTACGGGTATGGTGAGTGTTGCTTTTATGGCAAAAATCGGGTTTGTTCTCAATGTTGTCGGTATTCTTTTGATTGTTTTTGCAGCAGAATTTTACTGGAAGTTTTTTCTTTAA